The genome window GTGTAAGGTTTTATTTTGCAGTAACTAGGTGTTTAGAGACGGTTCTGTGGAAATTAATTTGTTCCTTTGTTTCTCTGTTCGGGAATGTATCCCATGGTTCTGGAAATCTGAAGACCAGTTTCTTTTAGTTGTTTGAGAATTTCATCTTCCAGATCCTCCCTGGAAATAATGCTCACAGGACAGGAAACACTGATGGCGGCAACGCATTGAGAGTGAAGGTTCATAACGGGAACGGCAATACACTGAAGTCCCAGAGCATGTTCTTGCAGATCCAGAGAATATCCCTGTTGCTTTACCTTTACCAATTCTTCCAGGTAACGGTCACAATCGGTAATCGTGTATTCTGTAATACTCCTCATTTTCACAGATCTTAAGATCTCCCTGAGGTCACCACGCTCCAAATGGGCCATAAGAACCTTTCCCGCAGCAGTTGAATAGACATCTGTGCGATGGCCGATGAAAGAACTGCATGTCAAAGCACCGGGCTGATGGTTGACATCCACCTTGTCTACATAAACCACCTCGTTATGATCCAAAACCAGCATATGGACGGTTTCGCTGAGTTTCCGGCTTAGCTGTTCCAAGAAATAGTGGCCCCGTTCTCTGACATCCAACCTCTGAAGATAGGATTGTCCGGCCCGTACTAACCCAAGGCCAATATCATATTTTCTGGACTCACCGTCTTTTTGGAGATATCCGAATTCTGTCAGGGTTTTCATATGGTGGTGAATGGAAGACTTGTTCATATCCAGATTTTCAGCAATTTCCTTGATGCTCATGGGTCTGTTTGTCTGTTGTATTATTTCGATGATGGCAATTGCCTTTCCTATCGTGTTTAACTTTGTTTCGATTTGTTCCATCTGTATTTCATATTATGAAATACCGTTCCGCGTCAAGAAAAAAAAGCATTAAAAATTTTTCTTGACAGATTTGGGAAGTAGCCTTTATCATCACAATTAACAGAAACGTAGTTTCTAAATATGAAACGAGGATGCGGGATATGAATCATAGAATGCTTGTCCAAGAGGCTATTCGACTGTTGGAACCGTCAATACAAAAACTTTTATCAGAGAAAGCAAAAAGAAGAGACATGCACGTCGTTGTCATGAACCCAACATTGAAACCTTGGGACTGTCCTTTCGAAGAAGCCATACTGATGGAATATTCCTTTACAGATCCAACAGTCTGGGAGAATCCCTATGATGAGATGGCCCGTGAAAAGGCCCGGCAGGCCTGGAGAGCCGGCAGAAGTAATGTTGAGAGCCATTTATTGGCCCCTGCAACCCTCAAAGACGGCGATCTCGCCTTCTATGGTTCTTTTGAACATTTAGGCGTCATCGTTGCTGCTAGTGGTGTGGAAAGCTGGTTTGATGTTCTGATCAGCGGCTGGATTGCCGTTGCTGTTCAACAACTTGCTCAGGCCGAGTACCAGGATTTTAAGACAAAAACACCAATGGCCCGGTTCATTGGTTAATTTTTCATTTTGTGTGCAATACACCTAAGGGTGAAATGAAATATATAAGGAGTTTTTTTATGAAGAGATTAGTTGTTTTGTTACTTGCTATGTTCATGGTCAGCAGCCTCGTCACAGCGGCTGGACAAGGTGAAAAGGGGGGCCCTTCTTTTCCTGAAAAAGACTTAACGCTTATTGTTCCTTGGTCTGCCGGTGGTGGTACAGATACCATTGCCAGGGCTCTTGTAAAGAATGCCAAAGAGTATATCGGTGTCAACGTTAATGTTGTAAACAAGACTGGTGGACAAGGTGTTGTTGGAATGGCAGAAGTCATGTCTGGTCGTCCTGACGGCTATACCGTGGGACTCATTACTTTCGGTCTGAGCACCTACAAACTGATGGGATTGTCCGAGATGACATTCAGAGATTTTGAACTTCTTCAGCTTCTCAATCAGAGTGCTGCTGTAATCTACGTCAAGGCTGATTCTCAGTGGGATAGTTTGAAAGATCTCGTTGATTATGCAAAGGCTAATCCCGGGCAGGTTTCTCTAGGACACACCGGAGCTGGTGGTGACAAGCATCTTTCTGCCGCGTCCTTCGCAACCGAAGAAGGGATTGAATTTAACTATGTTCCCTTTGATGGTGCTGCTCCCTCCCGTTCTGCCGTTCTGGGTGGACATGTGGATGTCGCCGTTGCCGGTATTGCAGAAGTTAAACAGCTTTATGAAGCAGGCGAAATCAAGGTTCTCTGTGTGAATAATCTTGTAAAAGAACCTAATTTCCCCGATATCCCCACTATTGTAGAGGCAGGGTTTGACATTGAAGCTCCTGTTTTGGACTGGAGAGGTCTGGCTCTTCCCAAGGGTGTAGCCGAAGACAGAGTGGCTTTCCTTGAAGAGGGTTTTAAGAAGATGTTTGATGATCCTGAATTCAGACAGTTTTGTGAAGAAGTGGGTCTGACCCTTGTGTATGAAGATTCAACCGGATTTGAAGACTTCCTGGGTAATATGGAAAAGGTTCTCACACCAACCCTGGAATCAGTCGGTCTACTGAAATAAGTTCATACGACCGTCTCATTCAGGTTTAACTTGAATCGGGCGGTCTTTTTTTTAAGGAGTTCATATGAGCAGCAAACGGATCAATTTATCCGTCGGCACTGGTCTGTCCATATTCAGCGTGGCAGTATTCCTTTATGCCAATCAATACAAGGGAACAGGCGTCAATCAGTATGGTCCCAATTTTTTCCCTCAGGTGTTGTCAGTCTTCCTATTTATAACCTCAGTTTTATTGATTGTGAAGGCTGTCAAAGGCCAGAGTGAGGAAGATCTTGAGACTATACATTTTAAGGGTCTGATCCGTTCAGGAATAACAGTGCTTATCTCGGTTGTTTATCTTTTTTTTATGCAGGTCAGTGGGTTTCTTCTGGCGACAGTTATCTTTCTGTTTGTCATGATGACCTACCTGGGACAGAAAGGGATTGTGAAACGAATCATCAGTGCTCTTTCTGTATCCCTTATTATATATGCCATATTCTATTTCTTTCTGAAGATCCCCCTTCCTGAGGGAATCTTTCAGAGGATTTATTAAGGCCCTTAGGTCTATTTTATTAAATTGTTGAGGCTCAGTAGGAGTCTCAATAGGAGACTCAAAATTAATGGACAGTTTCATTTATCTAATTTCAGCCTTTGATACAATACTATCAAGCCCTATCAGTCTCTTGTTTGTGACTATTGGAGTCACTGCCGGGATTATTGTCGGATCACTTCCTGGTTTAACGGCCACTATGGGATGTGCTCTGCTCATTCCCTTTACCTTCAATCTTCCGCCTATTCAGGGACTGGTCATGTTAATGGGAATCTTTTCGGGAGGAATTTACGGTGGATCTATTTCGGGTATTCTGATTAGAACTCCCGGGACTCCTGCCGCAGCGGCCACTCTGCTGGACGGACATCCTCTGGCTCAGAGGGGAGAAGGGGGAAAGGCTATAGGTATAGCCACCATAGCCTCTTTTGTCGGAGGAACCGTAGGGGCTCTTATCATGTCCTTTCTCTCTCCTCAGATTGCCCGTTTCGGTTTAAAGTTCGGCCCGCCTGAATTCTTTGCACTGGCCATTTTCGGACTCTCAATGATTGTTTCTATCTCAGGGAAATCCATTCTGAAGGGCTTCATCTCCGCCATTGTCGGATTATTGATTGCCACTGTGGGATTTGACCCCCTGTCCGGGGTTCCCCGTTTTCACTTTGGTAATCCGAATCTTTTGGGCGGCTTGGAGTTCATTCCCGCCCTCATAGGTCTTTTTGGTTTTGCCCAGGTCTTCAGAAATATTGAAAAGATGGAGATTGTCCCTCATATCAAGTCCAAGGTCGGGAAAATCTTACCTAGCCGCAAAGATGTGATCAAACTCCTGCCCACCATGTTTAAATCGGGGACTTTGGGTACATTTGTCGGCTCTATCCCTGGACTCGGTTGTGATGTTGCCGCTTTCATCGCCTACGGCGAAGCAAAACGGACATCCAAGCATCCTGAAGAGTTCGGAAAGGGATCTCTCTACGGTATTGCAGCACCAGAATCGGCTAATAATGGAGCCACAGGCGGCGCCATGATTCCAATGCTGACTCTGGGGATACCCGGGGATGCTGTTACCGCTGTCTTACTGGGTGCATTGACCATCCATGGATTACAGCCGGGACCTCTCTTGTTTAGAGATCATATCGACATTGTTTATCCCATTTTTGCGGGTATGATTCTCTGCCAGATAGCCCTGTTGGTCATTGGTTTAAGCGGTGCAAAATTATTTGCAAGGCTCATCAATATAGACCGTAAAATCTTGACACCTGTCATCTTTCTTCTTTGTATCATGGGGTCCTTCTCCATGAGATTTAGTTTCTTTGATGTGGGACTGGCGCTGATTGTGGGTATCCTTGCCTATTTCATGGAATATGGTGGGTTCTCGGTTTCTCCCATACTGCTGGCCCTGATTCTCGGACCTATGGCGGAACAGAATATGCGGCGATCCTTGATGTTGTCTCATGGTGATCCCATGATCTTTTTTACAAGACCTCTGTCTGTGATTTTTCTTCTACTGACTGTGTTCATCACCGTAACCAGCTATAGGAAAATGAGAAAATTGCAGGCTCTGGAAAATGAAACTTCCAAGGAATCGTAGTTTTCTAAAAGGGGCTGGCCCCCAATAAATAAGGAATGTGATTATGATGAATTTTGAATGGAATCTTCCTACAAAACTGAACTATGGAGTTGGCAATCTGGAAAAAGTAGGAGAGCTGACTAAGAATACAGGAAAAAAAGCCTTTGTGGTTTCTTATGCAGAACCAGGAAAGGGTGTCTGGGTGGTGGAACAAGCCCTGAAGTCTCTGGAGAAAGCGGGGGTAGCCTACTATCTTTACGATGCAATTGAACCCAATCCCCGGGTCACAACTATTGATGCGGGGGTCAAAAAGTTCATTGAAGAGGAGTGTGATTTTCTTATTGGAGTTGGTGGCGGTAGCGTTATCGACGCAGGAAAATACATTGCTGCCACGGCTTTCAGCGGAGGCTCTTGCTGGGATTATGTCATACTGAAAGAGCGGAAAGAGAAGGTCTATACCGGAGCATATCCTATCATCGCTGTGCCCACGGTGGCAGCCTCTGGGTCCGAAGCCAATGCGGGGGGGGTTATCACAAACTGGGAGACGAATGAGAAGAGTTTCTGCCGGTCAGAGTATCGTATTCCCCGGATGGCAATCATAGATCCAAAGGTCTTTGCCTCTTTGCCCAGACACATTACTATTGACAGCAGTGTGGATATCTTTTCGCATCTGATTGAGCATTATCTTTCCAGTGCATCCGAGTCGGAAATCGCAGACCGCATGACCGAGGGGATGATCCTCACTGTCATGGAAATGCTGGACAAGGTTCTGGTGAATCCAGAAGATCTGGATGCGCGGGGGCAGCTCTCTCTTTGCTCCATTTTTGGATGGTCAGGTCTCCAGGCAATAGGCAGGACCGGATCCATTCCTATTCATTTTATAGAACATCAGCTGAGCGGACACTTTGATATCAGCCATGGAAAAGGAATTGCACTAGTGATCCCTCCCTATCTGGAATACTTTGCCGAGGCCCGGCCGGATCGTTGGGCTAAATTGGCCAGAAGAGTCTTTGGCGTTGTTGAACCTGATGATAATAAAGCCGCAAAACTTTTGGCGCCAAAGGTCATTGAATGGTTCAAGAGGGTAGACAGCTATCACACTCTCACCAGTGTCGGTATTGGTGGAGAGCATAATGAAATGCTGGCAGATGATATCATTCGGATGTATGGCACACTAGAGGGGAATAAAGTTCCCGGGTCTCGTCCCATGTCAAAAGAAGATATCATGAATGTCCTCAATGCCGCCGTATAAACTTTGAGATTCCGTGAAACTTAACCGGACATTTTCCGTTCTGATCAACTCAGGCCGGGTGTCCGGTTTTTTTTATGATGAAGCAAAGGAGTGGTCAGATTCATTTTTGTCTTGAATTGCTTCCAGTGAAGTAGTTTTCCTATTTGTTCTAAGCCACATAATAGTGTAGAATACAATCCATGAAAACTTCCCAAGTCAACTGAATTGTCTCTTCAGAAAGGATTTCATTAGGATGTTTCTGTTTATAAACTCCTTTCTGGCAGAGTTCTGAAAATGATTGGGAAATCAAAATGTTCTACAAGGAGATTGTATGAAAAAATTATTCAAAATCAGCATGGCTCTGTTGCTGCTTTTTTCTGTGACAGCATTGTTTGCCGCAGGGAACCAGGACGCATCAGAAATGAAATCTAACACTATGTCTGAAGCATCAGATGCTGACAGTAAATTCGGTGGCGTTCTGGTCTTTGGACGTTCCGGTGATTCTGTAGGTCTTGATCCAGGACGGGAAACAGATGGAGAGTCATTTTACGGCTCAACACCCGTTTATGATACACTGGTTGAATTTGTACCAGGAGAAACAGCCGTACGTCCTGCGTTGGCGGAAAGCTGGATTTTCGCAGAAGACGGTTTAAGTGTGACATTTAAACTGAGACAGGGAGTCAAATTCCATGATGGAACTGACTTCAATGCCGATGCAGTTGTATATTCCTTTGAAAGACAGTTTAAAGAAGATCATCCTGACTATGACAATGGACCCTGGAAATACTGGGGATACATGGGTATGTCCGACATCATTGATGAGATCGTAGCCGATGATGAGTATGCAGTAACATTTAAATTGAAAGTCAAAGAAGCTCCTTTTATCGCCAACTTGGCCATGGACTTCGCAGCCATCGTTTCTCCCACTGCCGCAGCAAAATATGGTGAAGATTTAGCATCCAACCCTGTTGGTACTGGACCTTTTAAATTTGTATCCTGGATCAAAGATGACAGCATCGTTTATGAAAGAAATGAAGACTTTTGGGGTGGAGATGTCTACCTGGACCGTCTCATTTTGAAAGTCATTCCCGATGCCACTGCCCGTTGGCTGGCTCTGAAAAAGGGTGAAGTGGATGTCATTGACTTCCCATCTCCCGAAGACCTGGATGAAATGAAATCTACTGATGGAATCAAAGTGGTTCAGCAGGCAGGTCTCAATGTCGGATACCTGGCATTAAACACAGAAAAGGCTCCTTACGATAATAAGAAAGTAAGACAGGCTATGAACTATGCCATCGATAGAAATGAAATTGTGGCTGGTGTTTACGGTTCTGCAGGTCAGCCTGCCAAGAACCCTCTGCCTCCTACCATGTGGTCTTATAATGATGACATTGACGCCTATCCTTATGATCCTGAAATGGCTAAAAAACTTCTGGCAGAAGCCGGTTATCCAGACGGTTTCAAGACTGAAATCTGGGCCATGCCTGTTGCCAGACCCTACAACCCTAACGGAAAGAAGGTTGCAGAAATCATGCAGGCACAACTTGCTAAAGTTGGTATTGAAGTAGAAGTTATCTCCTATGAATGGGGTACATACCTTGATAAGCTGGACTACGGCGAGCATCAGGCTGCCATGTTGGGTTGGACCGGTGATAACGGAGACCCTGATAACTTTCTTTGGGTTCTCCTTTCAAAACAGGCCGCTGTAAAACCTGCTGGTAACATCGCATTCTGGAAGAACGATGAGTTTACAGATCTTATCGGTGAAGCCAAACAGGAAATGGATGTGGCTAAACGTACTGAACTGTATGAACAAGCACAGGTCGTGTTCCATGAGGAAGCACCCTGGGTTCCCATTGCCCACTCTGTTGTATCCGAACCCATGAAAGATTCTGTACAGGACTTTGTTCTCTATCCTACGGGAAGAAGAGTCTTTACTAAGGTTTGGCTTAAAAAATAATAAAATTTATTGAGATAGTCCTCCCGGGAAATACCCGGGAGGCTTTTTCGTATACGGGACTTTTTTTATCATCAGCCCCGGATTGAAGGAATTATGATTCGATACATTTTAAAACGTTTGCTCATGTTGTTTCCCACACTCTTTGGAGTCGTAACCCTTGTCTTTTTTATGATAGCCCTCTCACCGGGAGATCCTGCCCGGGTCATGCTGGGAGAAAGGGCCAGCCAGGAGAAAATAGAAAAACTCCGGGCTGATCTTGGACTGGATAAGCCTCTGATCCAGCAATATGGTCTTTATCTGAAACGGATTGTTCGCCTTGATTTTGGTAAGTCAATTAAATCCGGCCAGAATGTCATGGACGAAATTCGGGCACGCTATCCAGCCACCATCGAACTGGCCCTCTGTGCCATGATCTTTGCCTCGGTTCTGGGGATCTGGATTGGAGTGATATCGGCCACGAAGAAGAATACCTGGATTGATTATACCTCCATGGTGGGGGCTTTATTTGGGGTATCCATGCCTGTTTTCTGGCTGGCCCTGGTCATGATCATGATCTTTTCCGTACAGTTGAATATGTTCCCTACCGGCGGCAGGATGAATATTAGACTGTACTTTACACCCGAAACTAATTTTTACCTTGTTGATACTTTCAAACTGTTGCTTCAGGGTAAACCAGAATATATCCGCTCGGCTCTTCATCATCTTGTTCTTCCATCCATCGCATTGGGCACCATCCCCCTGGCCATCATCGCCAGGACAACCCGGAGCAGTATGCTGGAAGTTTTAAAACAGGACTATGTGAAAACAGTCCGGTCCGCAGGGATTAAAGAGCGCAGAGTGGTCTTTCGTTATGCCCTCAGAAATGCCCTTCTTCCGGTGATCACTGTCATCGGACTGCAGTTCGGAATGCTTCTGGCAGGAGCCTTGCTGACGGAAACCATCTTTGCCTGGCCGGGCATTGGGAAATGGATCTACCACGCCATTGAAGCCCGGGATTATCCGGCGGTTCAGGGGGGAATTATTATCATTTCCACCTCATTTGTACTGATCAATTTGGCAGTGGATGTCCTGTATTCAGTGATTAACCCCAAAATCAGGCTGCAGTAAAAAAGGAATTATACAGATATGAATGAAACGAATGGAGACGTTCTCAAAAATGAGACTCCACTGATTGAACACTGGCACGAGTTAAAGCGGAGCAAAACCGCCATGGCCGGCCTTATAATTATACTCCTTTTTATCGTTGTGGGGCTTTTTGCCCCTCTCCTGGTCCCCATGGACCCTCTGGAACAGAATATTGAAATGAGGAAAACGCCTCCCATGACCGCCGGATATATTCTTGGTACAGACGATCTGGGTCGGGACATGCTATCAAGGCTCATCTACGGAGCCAGAATCTCCATGATCATCGGTGTCATTGCTGTGGGCATAGCCCTGTTTTTCGGAATTATCATCGGCATGGTTTCCGCCTATTACGGAGGAATCGTCGACAAGATAATTATGCGCCTTGTGGATATTATGCTGGCCTTTCCATACATCCTTCTTACCATTGTAATTGTGGCTGTTCTGGGGCCGTCTCTGACAAATGCGATGATTGCTATCGGTATTTCGCAAATACCGCGTTATACCCGAATTGTCAGAGCCTCTGTATTGGCCGAGAAAGAAAATGACTATGTTCTAGCAGAACGGGCCTTGGGGGCTTCCGATCTTGAGCTGATGTTTTTATCTATTCTACCAAACTGTCTGGCTCCCATCTCTGTTCAGGCTACTTTGGGATTCGGATCGGCTATTTTGGAGTCTGCCGGTTTATCCTTCTTAGGATTGGGAGCTCAGCCCCCCACACCGGAGTGGGGTCTGATGATTGCCAGTTCCAAGGAATTTGTCACCAATGCCTGGTGGATTGTTACTTTTCCCGGTATTGCCACATTGCTGGCCGTTCTTGGGTTTAACCTGTTGGGTGACGGCCTGAGAGACATACTGGATCCGAGGATGAGAGACTGATATGGAAAATGAAAAATTACTATCTATTGAGAACATAAATGTCCACTTCCATACCCGAAGGGGGGTTGTGAAAGCCGTTAGAGATCTCTCTTTGTATATTAATAAGGGAGAAACTCTGGCTCTGGTTGGGGAGTCCGGATGCGGGAAGTCGGTCACCGCCCATACGATTAATCAGCTGATACCCATGCCTCCCGGGGTCATTGAAAGCGGATCTGTCATTTTTAGAGACCGGGACCTTCTGAAGTTGCCTGAAAAAGAGGTCCAGAAGCTACGGGGAACACAGATTTCCATGATCTTTCAGGAACCGATGACAAGTCTGAACCCCGTTTTTAAAATTGGAGATCAGCTGGCTGATGTCTTTCTGGCTCATCAGAAAATGTCAAAGAAAGAAGCCCATGCCAAGGCTGTAGAACTCCTGGATTTGGTGAAAATCCCATCTCCTGCCAAGCGGGCCATGGACTATCCTCATCAGCTTTCGGGGGGGATGCGTCAAAGGGTTATGATCGCCATGGCTTTGGCATCACCCGAGCCTGGACTGATGATTGCCGATGAACCTACAACGGCTCTGGATGTTACCATTCAGGCGCAGATTCTGGATTTGTTGACTGACCTTAAAGAAAAGGTGAACATGTCTATCCTCCTTATCACCCATGATATGGGAGTCGTTGCCGAAACCGCGGATAGGGTTGTTGTTATGTATGCCGGACGTAAGGTCGAAGAGGGGTCCGTGTTTCAAATCTTTGATAATCCTTCTCATCCCTATACTCTGGGCCTTCTAAATTCGCTGCCTTCCAATGAAAAATACAAGGACTTCAGTCGTCTGGAAGCCATCCCCGGGAATGTCCCCGACCTGCTGAGTCTTGGAGATGGATGCCCTTTTGTCAACCGCTGTGAATATGCAGATGCCGGCTGTGAAGAAAGTTTCCCCCAGGGCAGTCTCCTGGAGGAGGGTCATACTATCTGGTGTTACAAATCGGAAGAGGTGAAAAAACAAAAAGGATCCATGAATAAATGAAACCATTGATGGAGGTTAAAAACCTCAAAAAATACTATCAAATCAGCTCCCGTGAGGGAGATAAGAAGCAGATTCTCAAGGCTGTGGATGATGTCAGTTTTGAGATCAAAAAGGGTGAAATCCTGGGAGTCGTAGGAGAGTCCGGGTGTGGTAAATCCACTCTGGGTAAGACTGTGCTCCGTCTTCATGAGAAGACAGACGGGCAGGTACTTTATGACGGAAGGGACCTGTTCTCTCTGGATCATAAAGAAATGACGGAGCTAAGGAAAAGGATTCAAATGGTTTTTCAGGATCCCTTTTCCTCATTGAATCCCCGAAAAAAAGTCGTGTCCCTTATCGAACAGCCCCTGCGGATTCATAAGACAGGCACACAGGCAGAAATCAGTGAAAAAGTGGAAGCCATAATGTCCGAAGTGGGGATCAACCCGCATTATAAAAAACGCTTTCCTCATCAGTTTTCGGGAGGTCAGAGACAGAGGATCGGGATTGCCAGAGCCCTGGCTCTCAATCCAGAGTTTGTCGTTTGTGACGAAGCTGTTTCTGCCCTGGATGTTTCGGTTCAGGCGCAAATTTTGAATCTACTTCTG of Oceanispirochaeta crateris contains these proteins:
- a CDS encoding ABC transporter permease: MNETNGDVLKNETPLIEHWHELKRSKTAMAGLIIILLFIVVGLFAPLLVPMDPLEQNIEMRKTPPMTAGYILGTDDLGRDMLSRLIYGARISMIIGVIAVGIALFFGIIIGMVSAYYGGIVDKIIMRLVDIMLAFPYILLTIVIVAVLGPSLTNAMIAIGISQIPRYTRIVRASVLAEKENDYVLAERALGASDLELMFLSILPNCLAPISVQATLGFGSAILESAGLSFLGLGAQPPTPEWGLMIASSKEFVTNAWWIVTFPGIATLLAVLGFNLLGDGLRDILDPRMRD
- a CDS encoding tripartite tricarboxylate transporter substrate binding protein, with the protein product MKRLVVLLLAMFMVSSLVTAAGQGEKGGPSFPEKDLTLIVPWSAGGGTDTIARALVKNAKEYIGVNVNVVNKTGGQGVVGMAEVMSGRPDGYTVGLITFGLSTYKLMGLSEMTFRDFELLQLLNQSAAVIYVKADSQWDSLKDLVDYAKANPGQVSLGHTGAGGDKHLSAASFATEEGIEFNYVPFDGAAPSRSAVLGGHVDVAVAGIAEVKQLYEAGEIKVLCVNNLVKEPNFPDIPTIVEAGFDIEAPVLDWRGLALPKGVAEDRVAFLEEGFKKMFDDPEFRQFCEEVGLTLVYEDSTGFEDFLGNMEKVLTPTLESVGLLK
- a CDS encoding ABC transporter ATP-binding protein; protein product: MENEKLLSIENINVHFHTRRGVVKAVRDLSLYINKGETLALVGESGCGKSVTAHTINQLIPMPPGVIESGSVIFRDRDLLKLPEKEVQKLRGTQISMIFQEPMTSLNPVFKIGDQLADVFLAHQKMSKKEAHAKAVELLDLVKIPSPAKRAMDYPHQLSGGMRQRVMIAMALASPEPGLMIADEPTTALDVTIQAQILDLLTDLKEKVNMSILLITHDMGVVAETADRVVVMYAGRKVEEGSVFQIFDNPSHPYTLGLLNSLPSNEKYKDFSRLEAIPGNVPDLLSLGDGCPFVNRCEYADAGCEESFPQGSLLEEGHTIWCYKSEEVKKQKGSMNK
- a CDS encoding ABC transporter substrate-binding protein, producing MKKLFKISMALLLLFSVTALFAAGNQDASEMKSNTMSEASDADSKFGGVLVFGRSGDSVGLDPGRETDGESFYGSTPVYDTLVEFVPGETAVRPALAESWIFAEDGLSVTFKLRQGVKFHDGTDFNADAVVYSFERQFKEDHPDYDNGPWKYWGYMGMSDIIDEIVADDEYAVTFKLKVKEAPFIANLAMDFAAIVSPTAAAKYGEDLASNPVGTGPFKFVSWIKDDSIVYERNEDFWGGDVYLDRLILKVIPDATARWLALKKGEVDVIDFPSPEDLDEMKSTDGIKVVQQAGLNVGYLALNTEKAPYDNKKVRQAMNYAIDRNEIVAGVYGSAGQPAKNPLPPTMWSYNDDIDAYPYDPEMAKKLLAEAGYPDGFKTEIWAMPVARPYNPNGKKVAEIMQAQLAKVGIEVEVISYEWGTYLDKLDYGEHQAAMLGWTGDNGDPDNFLWVLLSKQAAVKPAGNIAFWKNDEFTDLIGEAKQEMDVAKRTELYEQAQVVFHEEAPWVPIAHSVVSEPMKDSVQDFVLYPTGRRVFTKVWLKK
- a CDS encoding tripartite tricarboxylate transporter TctB family protein, coding for MSSKRINLSVGTGLSIFSVAVFLYANQYKGTGVNQYGPNFFPQVLSVFLFITSVLLIVKAVKGQSEEDLETIHFKGLIRSGITVLISVVYLFFMQVSGFLLATVIFLFVMMTYLGQKGIVKRIISALSVSLIIYAIFYFFLKIPLPEGIFQRIY
- a CDS encoding ABC transporter permease, whose protein sequence is MIRYILKRLLMLFPTLFGVVTLVFFMIALSPGDPARVMLGERASQEKIEKLRADLGLDKPLIQQYGLYLKRIVRLDFGKSIKSGQNVMDEIRARYPATIELALCAMIFASVLGIWIGVISATKKNTWIDYTSMVGALFGVSMPVFWLALVMIMIFSVQLNMFPTGGRMNIRLYFTPETNFYLVDTFKLLLQGKPEYIRSALHHLVLPSIALGTIPLAIIARTTRSSMLEVLKQDYVKTVRSAGIKERRVVFRYALRNALLPVITVIGLQFGMLLAGALLTETIFAWPGIGKWIYHAIEARDYPAVQGGIIIISTSFVLINLAVDVLYSVINPKIRLQ
- a CDS encoding tripartite tricarboxylate transporter permease, producing MDSFIYLISAFDTILSSPISLLFVTIGVTAGIIVGSLPGLTATMGCALLIPFTFNLPPIQGLVMLMGIFSGGIYGGSISGILIRTPGTPAAAATLLDGHPLAQRGEGGKAIGIATIASFVGGTVGALIMSFLSPQIARFGLKFGPPEFFALAIFGLSMIVSISGKSILKGFISAIVGLLIATVGFDPLSGVPRFHFGNPNLLGGLEFIPALIGLFGFAQVFRNIEKMEIVPHIKSKVGKILPSRKDVIKLLPTMFKSGTLGTFVGSIPGLGCDVAAFIAYGEAKRTSKHPEEFGKGSLYGIAAPESANNGATGGAMIPMLTLGIPGDAVTAVLLGALTIHGLQPGPLLFRDHIDIVYPIFAGMILCQIALLVIGLSGAKLFARLINIDRKILTPVIFLLCIMGSFSMRFSFFDVGLALIVGILAYFMEYGGFSVSPILLALILGPMAEQNMRRSLMLSHGDPMIFFTRPLSVIFLLLTVFITVTSYRKMRKLQALENETSKES
- a CDS encoding iron-containing alcohol dehydrogenase, which gives rise to MMNFEWNLPTKLNYGVGNLEKVGELTKNTGKKAFVVSYAEPGKGVWVVEQALKSLEKAGVAYYLYDAIEPNPRVTTIDAGVKKFIEEECDFLIGVGGGSVIDAGKYIAATAFSGGSCWDYVILKERKEKVYTGAYPIIAVPTVAASGSEANAGGVITNWETNEKSFCRSEYRIPRMAIIDPKVFASLPRHITIDSSVDIFSHLIEHYLSSASESEIADRMTEGMILTVMEMLDKVLVNPEDLDARGQLSLCSIFGWSGLQAIGRTGSIPIHFIEHQLSGHFDISHGKGIALVIPPYLEYFAEARPDRWAKLARRVFGVVEPDDNKAAKLLAPKVIEWFKRVDSYHTLTSVGIGGEHNEMLADDIIRMYGTLEGNKVPGSRPMSKEDIMNVLNAAV
- a CDS encoding ABC transporter ATP-binding protein is translated as MKPLMEVKNLKKYYQISSREGDKKQILKAVDDVSFEIKKGEILGVVGESGCGKSTLGKTVLRLHEKTDGQVLYDGRDLFSLDHKEMTELRKRIQMVFQDPFSSLNPRKKVVSLIEQPLRIHKTGTQAEISEKVEAIMSEVGINPHYKKRFPHQFSGGQRQRIGIARALALNPEFVVCDEAVSALDVSVQAQILNLLLDLREKHDLTYMFIAHDLAVVEYISTRIIVMYLGKIIEVADKHELVKNHTHPYTKALFNAFPLTDPHQRIGKKKIVMGDVPSPVNPPSGCHFHPRCPFAMDICREQYPELKEVAPGHMSACHLHQ
- a CDS encoding IclR family transcriptional regulator, with translation MEQIETKLNTIGKAIAIIEIIQQTNRPMSIKEIAENLDMNKSSIHHHMKTLTEFGYLQKDGESRKYDIGLGLVRAGQSYLQRLDVRERGHYFLEQLSRKLSETVHMLVLDHNEVVYVDKVDVNHQPGALTCSSFIGHRTDVYSTAAGKVLMAHLERGDLREILRSVKMRSITEYTITDCDRYLEELVKVKQQGYSLDLQEHALGLQCIAVPVMNLHSQCVAAISVSCPVSIISREDLEDEILKQLKETGLQISRTMGYIPEQRNKGTN